The Archangium primigenium genomic interval CTGGACCAGGGCGTCTACGCCACGCTCGTCGAGCGCCTGCGGGGCAGCGAGGACGGGCGCCGCCTGCTGTCCGAGCGCCCCTCGCTGGAGGCGGGTGATGTGGACCTGGACGCGCTCGCGCGGCTGCCCGAGGGCACGCTCGGCCACGAGTTGGTGCGCTACTACCGCGACAACGAGATCTCCCCCTTCCAGACGACGCTCGAGCTCAAGAGCGACCTGGACTACATCGGCAAGCGCTACCGCGAGACGCACGACGTGCTGCACCTGCTGACGGGCTACGGCACGGACGTGGTGGGGGAGATGGAGCTGCAGGCCTATGCCCTGGGCAACCTGGGCATCCACACCGCGCGGCTCATCCTGGCGTTGGGCACGCTCGGTCAACTCAAGACGCCGCAGACGGGCGTCACGCGGTCCGAGTACCTGCGACGGGTGCGCGACGCCTATCGACGGGGCCGCGCGTCCCGCCTGTTCCTGGACGTCTGGTTCGAGCACTTCTGGGAGCAGCCCGTGACGGCGCTGCGCGAGCGGTGGCTCGCGCCCGCGGAGCGGATGAACTGACGGCGTTCATCCGCTCGCCCAGGGCCGCGTCGCCTCAGCGCGGCGTGACCTTGAGCAGCTTGCCGTTGGTGTCGTCGGTGAGCAGGTAGAGCGCGCCCTCGGGGCCCTGGACCACCTCGCGGATGCGGGCGTTGCGCTCCGTGAGCAGCCGCTCCTCGCCCACCACCAGGTCATTGCGCACCATGAGCCGCACCAGCGCCTTGCTGGACAGGCCGCCGATGAAGACGTCGTTGCGCCACTCGGGGAAGAGCGTCCCGCTGTAGATGGTCATGCCCGAGGGGGAGATGACCGGATCCCAGTAGTACACGGGCTGCTCCATGCCCGCGCCCTGGGTGGTGTCGTGGATGGGCGCGCCCGAGTACTCCTCGCCGTAGCCGATGGTGGGCCAGCCGTAGTCCTTGCCCGCCTCGGGACGGTTGAGCTCGTCACCGCCCTTGGGGCCCATCTCCACCGTCCACAGCCGGTTCTGGCCGTCGAGCGCCGCCGACAGGATGTTGCGGTGGCCCACCGACCAGATCTCCGGCTTGGCGTCCGGGGTGTTCAGGTAGGGGTTGTCCTGGGGCACCGAGCCATCCGGGTTGATGCGGACCACCTTGCCGAAGTGGCTCTTCACGTCGCGCGCCTGCACGCGGCCCTCCAGGATGGAGCGCTCGCCGAGCGTGACGAAGAGCTTGCCGTCGGGGGTGAACACGAGCCGGCCGCCCGCGTGCAGCGTGGACTCGAGCGTGGGCATCATGCGGAAGATGACCTGCAGGTTCTCCACGCGCGGCTGGGCCCCGTCCACGAGCTTCGCGCGCGCCACGGCCAGGCCGTTACCGCCCTCGCGGGGCTCGTAGTAGGTCCAGTAGATGAGGCCGCTCTGGGCGTAGTCGGGGCCCACTTCCACGTCGAGCAGACCGCCCTGGTTGCGGCCGTCCACGACGGGCAGGCCCTCGATGGCGGGGGACTTCGCGCCCTGGGGCGTGACGATGTAGAGCTTGCCGGTGGGCTTCTCGGTCACCAGCATGCGCTGGTCCGGCAGGAAGGCGATGGCCCAGGGGTTCCTGAAGCCCGAGGCGATCTCGGTGACCTGCAGGGCCGTCTGGGTGTGGATCTCCGGGGCCCGCGTCTGCTGGGGGAAGGCCGGCTGGAACTCGGGCACGTTGGGCGGGCCCGTCTGGACCGGAGGCCCGCTGGGCAAGGGCTGCTCGGGCGCCGGCGGCGTGCTCTCCGGCGGCGTGCTCTCCGGCGGGTTGGGCGTCTTGCCGCTGCAGCCCGACACGAGCGCGGCGAGAACGAGGGTCATCGACAAAGTGCGCATGGAACGCTCTCCAGAGGGGGGGTGAAGGTCCTGCCCGGAGCGGTGGAACGGTGACGATCCGGCGCCCCGGCGGGAGCGGCGGAGGTTGCTCCTTGCTGAACCAATAACCAAGCGGCGAGTGCACCGCTGGCCCTCCATCTGTCGGATGTCCCGCGGGGAGAAGTCCGCTGGGAATGAAGATGTCCCGTGAGGCTTGTCGGGCGGACGACTGCTTTCTCGGGAATCAAGCAAGGAATTCCGAGATGAGCGAATTGACCCGTTCCGGGCACTGCCGGTTCGACCAATGCCCCGCGCCCTCGATGAGCTCGTACCGGGCCCCCGGAATCCGTTGGGCCGCCGCCCGGGACTGCTCGGGCCGCACGCCCACGTCCTCGCTGCCCTGGATGAAGAGGGTCGGACAGCGGATGTCTGCGAGGCGGGGACGGAGGTCCACGTTCATCCGGCCCCAGCCGATGGAGTGGTTCTGCCAGTCAGACGCGCCGGCGCCCTTGCGCAGCACGTCGGCGTGGTACTCGTCGACGATGGCGTCGAAGTCGTCGACGGGCCCGGCGAAGAGCGCGGTGCGGGCGAGCCAGGCGCACGCGGCGCGACTGCGAAACAGCAGGGAGGGCAGGGTGGTGCCGAGCAGTCGGCTCCGCGCCATGAGCCACAGGGCCTGATGCACGACGGGTGGAAACGAGAGGATGCCCGCGGGCGCCAGCACCACGAGCCGCGCTACCCGCTCGGGCCGCTCGATCGCATAGGCGAGGCCGAGCGCGCCTCCCTGTGAGAGCCCGACGAGACTCGTCCGGTCGAGGCCGAAATGATCGAGCACGGTGGTGATGACCTCGAGCATCCGGGGATGGTCGACGATGCCTGTCCACGGAACGCTGCCGCCCTGCTTCGGCCAGTCCAGCGCGAAGACCCGGTGCCGCTCGGCGAGCACGGGAATCGCGCGCCGCCAGCTCAGGGAGGCATTGTCATTGCCCGCGCCGCTCAGCAGCAGCACCGGGGTGCCGTGGTCCCCCCGCCGGATGACACGCAAGCTTCCCTCCGGCTGGGGGATGCGGATGCTCTCACCAAGGTCGGCCGCGGGATCATTCATGACGCCATCGTAGGACATCGGACCCTCCACCTCCTGGAGTGGCCGTCCGCCCGGCGCTCGTCATGTCATGCTGCCGCATCGCCTCGCTGTCTGGAGTGGAGCGTCACCATGACCGTGCTTGTCACCGAAGAGACCGAGGGCCCTGTCCGCAAACTGGGCCTGAACCGCCCCGAGAAGCGCAACGCGATGAACATCGCGTTCATCGAGCAGCTCTCGGCGGCCTTCGCCCGGGTGGAGGAGGACGCGGCCATTCGGGCCACGGTGCTCTTCGCGCACGGCCCCATGTTCACCGCGGGCCTGGACCTCATGGATGTGTTGCCCCGTCTCGGGGATGCCGACACCCTCTTTCGTTCCTCGGGGGTGGACCCCTGGGGGACGCATGGGCCCGCGCGCACCAAGCCGTTGATCGTCGCGGTGCACGGCAAGTGCCTCACGCTCGGCATCGAGCTGATGCTCGCGGGGGACATCACCGTCGCCTCCGAGGACGCCACCTTCGAGCAGATCGAGATCGATCGCGGCATCTTCCCCTTCGGTGGAGGCACCGCGCGCTGGGTCCAGACGATGGGGTGGGGCAACGCGATGCAGTACCTCCTCACCGGCGAGGCGCTCGACGCCCGCGAGGCGCATCGGTTGGGCCTCGTGCAGCGGGTCGTGGCCCGGGACGCGCTCCTGGAGACCGCGATGGGTCTCGCCAGACGCATCGCAGCGAAGCCGCCCCTCGCCATCAAGGCCACGCTCGAGAGCGCGCGGACCGCCGTGCTGGAGGGCGAGCGGGCCGCGGCGGAGAAGCTGCTGCCCGCCATCACGCGGCTGGCCATGACGGAGGACGCCCGCGAGGCCCTTCAGGCCTTCCTGGAGCGCAGGCCCGCCACCTTCCACGGGCGCTAGGTTCCAGGGTCGGGGAGGCCGCCAAAGCGGTGCGCGAGCAGCCCCGACATCGAAGCTGTGGCAGAAGGACACGTGGCCCCGCGCATCGCCGTAGATGAACTCGGTGGAGCCACCGCCGGTGTCCATCACCACGAGGGGCCCCGAGGCGTTTCCTCCGAAATCCGCCTGGGCCGAGGCGAAACACAGCCGCGCCTCCAGGTCTCCGGAGCGCAGGTCCACGGGGACGCCGGCGCGCTGTCGGGCGGTGGCGAGGAAGTCCGCGCCATTGTCCGCGTCGCGCACCGCTCTGGTGGCGGACACGGCGAGCGCCTCCACACCCAGGCTCCGGGCCTCGGCGACGAAGGTGGAGAGCACCTCGAGGGTGTCCTTCATGCCCTCGGGTGACAGGCGACGGGTCCGATCCACGCCCCGGCCCAGGCGGGTGATCTCCGCGCGCTCGAGAACGGCCTGGAAGCGGCCCTCCCGTTGCCGCTCCGCGGCGAGCAGGAGGACCGCGTTGGTGCCGATGTCGATGGCGGCGTAGCGAGGCATGGGCGAAGCCTAGCAATCCGCGCCGCGCGATGTCTGTATTTGTCTCACGAACCAACATGACGTGGGAGGGGCCCGCACAGGCGATCACATCCATCAGCTCGGGTAATTCAAGTCATAGGTGTTCTCCATGGTTTCATTCGTTCAGCCAGACATGCCCGACAGGAATTGTCGAATGCCGTGTGTCTGGCTGCTTTTCCACTGGCTATTCCAATGGAATTGCTTTTATTCTGTTTGAGTTCACCGCAGCCCCCATCCCCCCCGGAGAACACACACACACATGCAACACATTCAATCCGTCGCGGCCGGACTGTTGGCGTTGTTGGGTAGCGTGGCGAGTGCCAGTGAGTTGCCCGTCGTCAAGGAAGCCGAGGCCTCCTGGCGCGGCTGTGCCTACAAGCTCAAGGTGCTGGATGACTCCGCCGCGGGCTCGCAGTCCACGTATCCGATCGGGCCCCCCTGGCAGACGAGCGGCAAGTACCAGATCACCCTCCAGATCGTGTCTGGCATGCGCTCGCTGTGCCGGATTCAGCCGCGGACCGTCGAGCTGAGCAAGGCGTTCGAGGTTCCGGACCTCGCGATCACGGTCAATGACGCGGGGCTCGCGGTGGCCTACTCCCGGGGCGCCTACCACCCGTGGACGGGCTACCTCCGGGTCATCGAGATCAAGCAGTTCGATCCGGTCGACCTGTCCACGCTGAAGGCCACCGACCTCTACGCCCGCTATGGCCAGAACCCGGATGCCTCGGACTACGCTCCCGGCCGGCTCTCGCTGTCCGAGGTGACCATCCACTCGACGTCCCTCGAGGTGCGGGGCGGGGTGGAAGGCACCCTGATCTGGGGGGGCGGCACGACGCGGACGGGCTCGGGCTCCCAGTTCATCGCGGGCTACCTCGACTTCTTCGGCCAGCCCCAGCAGCCCCCGAGCATCGTCATCTACTGACGTCCTGTCACGGGCGTGGGCTCAACCCGCCACGGAGTGGGCCCAGGTCTTGAAGTCGGTCAAGGGCAGTCCCAGGCTCCGCGCCTGCTCTGGCGTCGCGGGGCTGCCCACCTCGTTGAGCTGTTGGTAGTTCTTCACGAACGCGGGCGGCATGCCCTGGGCGAGGGCCTCCTCGGGCGTGATGTCTGGCGCCTCGGGCGAGACGTTCCAGGCCTCACCGAGGATCCGGGCGATGTCCGTCATCGTCAGCCGCTCCCCCGCGAGCTCGAGCTCCACCCGGTGGAACTTCTCCGGCGCGAGGAGCGCCGCGGCCCCCGCCTCGCCGATGTCCTTCACCGCGATCAAGGCGATCACCGTCTGGGGTTTGAGCACCGTCATCAGGCGGTCCCCCGTCCCGTGGGCGAACAGGGCCGAGGGCCGCACGAAGTTCTCCATGAAGAAGGCGGGCTTGAGCACGGTCCAGGACCGGAAGCCGGCGTCGCGCACGAGCGCCTCGATGGAGGCCTTGCTCTCCCAGTAGTGGACGTCCCACCGGCCCTCCTTCCAACCCGGGGCATTGCGCTGGAAGTCCCCCGCGCCCGAGACGGACGTGTGGACGAACTGCGGCACCCCGGCCTCCTTCGCCGCCCGCACCAGATTCGCGCCCATCACCCGCTCGGCATCCGTCCCCACGGTCTCGAGCGTGAGCGGGGGCATGGAGAACACCGCCCGGACGCCAGCGCAGGCCTCGCGCAGGGAGGCCGTGTCCTGGAGATCGCCTCGGACGAGCTCCGCGCCCAGGGCCTTCAGGGCCTGGGCGCCCGGGGAGTGGGGGTCTCGCACCAACGCGCGCACCGCCTGGCCGCGCGCGAGCAACGCCCGCGCCACGGCCCCCCCTTGCTTGCCCGTCGCTCCCACCACCAACACCGGCGTCGACTCGATCTGATTCGTCATGGGTCCTCCCTGGATTCGCCCAATATCTTCCAACTGGAAGATTTATTTCAACTGGAAGATTTTCGCGCAGGGGCCAGACATCCGTTCCGCCGCTAGACTCCGGCCGAGGAGGAGAACCCGAATGAAGC includes:
- a CDS encoding Coq4 family protein; this translates as MTTAALDPATLKLPENASLLTRLHLATRILRVIKGNEGNPVYGQTINLCLDQGVYATLVERLRGSEDGRRLLSERPSLEAGDVDLDALARLPEGTLGHELVRYYRDNEISPFQTTLELKSDLDYIGKRYRETHDVLHLLTGYGTDVVGEMELQAYALGNLGIHTARLILALGTLGQLKTPQTGVTRSEYLRRVRDAYRRGRASRLFLDVWFEHFWEQPVTALRERWLAPAERMN
- a CDS encoding PQQ-dependent sugar dehydrogenase; translation: MRTLSMTLVLAALVSGCSGKTPNPPESTPPESTPPAPEQPLPSGPPVQTGPPNVPEFQPAFPQQTRAPEIHTQTALQVTEIASGFRNPWAIAFLPDQRMLVTEKPTGKLYIVTPQGAKSPAIEGLPVVDGRNQGGLLDVEVGPDYAQSGLIYWTYYEPREGGNGLAVARAKLVDGAQPRVENLQVIFRMMPTLESTLHAGGRLVFTPDGKLFVTLGERSILEGRVQARDVKSHFGKVVRINPDGSVPQDNPYLNTPDAKPEIWSVGHRNILSAALDGQNRLWTVEMGPKGGDELNRPEAGKDYGWPTIGYGEEYSGAPIHDTTQGAGMEQPVYYWDPVISPSGMTIYSGTLFPEWRNDVFIGGLSSKALVRLMVRNDLVVGEERLLTERNARIREVVQGPEGALYLLTDDTNGKLLKVTPR
- a CDS encoding alpha/beta fold hydrolase, with the protein product MSYDGVMNDPAADLGESIRIPQPEGSLRVIRRGDHGTPVLLLSGAGNDNASLSWRRAIPVLAERHRVFALDWPKQGGSVPWTGIVDHPRMLEVITTVLDHFGLDRTSLVGLSQGGALGLAYAIERPERVARLVVLAPAGILSFPPVVHQALWLMARSRLLGTTLPSLLFRSRAACAWLARTALFAGPVDDFDAIVDEYHADVLRKGAGASDWQNHSIGWGRMNVDLRPRLADIRCPTLFIQGSEDVGVRPEQSRAAAQRIPGARYELIEGAGHWSNRQCPERVNSLISEFLA
- a CDS encoding crotonase/enoyl-CoA hydratase family protein; this translates as MTVLVTEETEGPVRKLGLNRPEKRNAMNIAFIEQLSAAFARVEEDAAIRATVLFAHGPMFTAGLDLMDVLPRLGDADTLFRSSGVDPWGTHGPARTKPLIVAVHGKCLTLGIELMLAGDITVASEDATFEQIEIDRGIFPFGGGTARWVQTMGWGNAMQYLLTGEALDAREAHRLGLVQRVVARDALLETAMGLARRIAAKPPLAIKATLESARTAVLEGERAAAEKLLPAITRLAMTEDAREALQAFLERRPATFHGR
- a CDS encoding NmrA/HSCARG family protein, whose translation is MTNQIESTPVLVVGATGKQGGAVARALLARGQAVRALVRDPHSPGAQALKALGAELVRGDLQDTASLREACAGVRAVFSMPPLTLETVGTDAERVMGANLVRAAKEAGVPQFVHTSVSGAGDFQRNAPGWKEGRWDVHYWESKASIEALVRDAGFRSWTVLKPAFFMENFVRPSALFAHGTGDRLMTVLKPQTVIALIAVKDIGEAGAAALLAPEKFHRVELELAGERLTMTDIARILGEAWNVSPEAPDITPEEALAQGMPPAFVKNYQQLNEVGSPATPEQARSLGLPLTDFKTWAHSVAG